In Immundisolibacter sp., the following proteins share a genomic window:
- the cysS gene encoding cysteine--tRNA ligase, whose translation MLIHNTLTGDKQPLRPLVPGTVRMYVCGATVYDYCHVGHARVFVVFDMVVRYLRHLGLTVHYVRNITDIDDKIIRRAAENNESTTALTERYIAAMHEDLARLGVLPPDQEPRASEHIGDIVRMIEMLIQGGHAYRADNGDVYYAVQSFDRYGQLSHRVMEDLRAGARVEINEAKADPLDFALWKAAKPGEPAWPSPWGAGRPGWHIECSAMSTACLGAHFDIHGGGHDLIFPHHENEIAQSEAATGERYVDIWMHNGFVRIDDEKMSKSLGNFFTIREVLARYQPEVLRFFLLASHYRSALNYSDAALDAAREGLTRCYLALAKAGAATGAEPDPDYVARFDAAMQDDFNTPGAIAVLFELVRDLNRAQEPAAVARLAATLRHLGGVLGLLQDDAQAFLKGTVGTEGPSDAEIDALVQARIDARKARDFARADAIRAQLDAAGIVLEDGPSGTAWRRR comes from the coding sequence ATGCTGATTCACAACACCCTCACCGGCGACAAGCAGCCGCTGCGCCCCCTGGTTCCCGGCACGGTGCGCATGTACGTGTGCGGCGCCACGGTGTACGACTACTGCCACGTGGGTCACGCGCGGGTGTTCGTGGTGTTCGACATGGTGGTGCGCTACCTGCGCCACCTGGGCTTGACGGTTCACTATGTGCGCAACATCACGGACATCGACGACAAGATCATCCGCCGCGCGGCCGAGAACAACGAGTCCACCACGGCCCTGACCGAGCGCTACATCGCCGCCATGCACGAGGATCTGGCGCGGCTGGGCGTGCTGCCGCCGGATCAGGAGCCGCGCGCTAGCGAGCACATCGGCGACATCGTGCGCATGATCGAGATGCTGATCCAGGGCGGCCACGCCTACCGGGCGGACAACGGCGACGTCTACTACGCCGTGCAGAGCTTCGACCGCTACGGGCAGTTGTCGCACCGCGTCATGGAGGATCTGCGGGCCGGCGCGCGGGTGGAGATCAACGAGGCCAAGGCCGATCCGCTCGACTTTGCCCTGTGGAAGGCCGCCAAACCGGGCGAGCCGGCCTGGCCCTCCCCGTGGGGCGCCGGCCGGCCGGGCTGGCACATCGAGTGCTCGGCCATGTCCACGGCCTGTCTGGGTGCCCATTTCGACATCCACGGCGGCGGGCACGACCTGATCTTTCCGCACCACGAGAACGAGATCGCCCAGTCCGAGGCGGCCACCGGCGAGCGCTATGTCGACATATGGATGCACAACGGCTTCGTGCGCATCGACGACGAGAAAATGTCGAAGTCGCTCGGCAACTTCTTCACCATCCGCGAGGTGCTGGCCCGCTACCAGCCGGAAGTGCTGCGCTTTTTCCTGCTCGCCAGCCACTACCGCAGCGCGCTGAACTACTCCGATGCCGCGCTCGATGCCGCCCGCGAGGGCCTGACCCGCTGCTACCTGGCGCTGGCCAAGGCCGGTGCCGCCACGGGCGCGGAACCTGATCCTGACTATGTGGCGCGCTTCGATGCCGCCATGCAGGACGACTTCAACACGCCCGGCGCCATCGCGGTGCTGTTCGAGCTGGTGCGCGATCTGAACCGCGCGCAGGAGCCGGCGGCGGTGGCCCGCCTGGCCGCGACCTTGCGCCACCTGGGCGGCGTGCTCGGTCTGCTGCAGGACGATGCGCAGGCATTTCTGAAGGGCACCGTTGGTACCGAAGGCCCGTCGGATGCGGAAATCGACGCCTTGGTGCAGGCCCGCATCGACGCCCGCAAGGCGCGCGATTTCGCGCGGGCGGATGCCATCCGCGCGCAACTGGACGCGGCCGGCATCGTGCTGGAGGACGGCCCGTCGGGGACCGCCTGGCGGCGGCGCTAG
- a CDS encoding peptidylprolyl isomerase translates to MPVNVLLETNLGAITLELYPDKAPKTVANFTDYVRAGHYNGTVFHRVIPNFMAQGGGFTADLQQKPTNAPITNEADNGLQNLRGTIAMARTGEPHSASAQFFINVADNAFLNFTAPTRQGWGYAVFGKVTAGMDVVDAMVALPTGAAGPFGSDVPKQAVVIESARVLDAAE, encoded by the coding sequence ATGCCGGTCAATGTCTTGCTCGAAACCAACCTCGGCGCCATCACCCTGGAGCTGTACCCGGACAAGGCGCCCAAGACGGTGGCCAATTTCACCGACTACGTGCGCGCCGGACACTACAACGGCACCGTGTTCCACCGCGTGATCCCGAATTTCATGGCCCAGGGCGGCGGCTTCACGGCTGATTTGCAGCAAAAGCCCACCAACGCGCCGATCACGAACGAGGCCGACAACGGCCTGCAGAACCTGCGCGGCACCATCGCCATGGCGCGCACCGGCGAGCCGCACTCGGCCAGCGCGCAGTTCTTCATCAACGTGGCCGACAACGCGTTCCTGAACTTCACCGCGCCGACCCGCCAGGGCTGGGGCTACGCCGTGTTCGGCAAGGTCACCGCCGGCATGGACGTGGTGGATGCGATGGTCGCCCTGCCGACCGGCGCTGCCGGGCCGTTCGGCTCGGACGTGCCCAAACAGGCCGTCGTGATCGAATCGGCGCGAGTGCTCGACGCCGCCGAATAA
- a CDS encoding UDP-2,3-diacylglucosamine diphosphatase produces MLRIFIADLHLRADALDQARFVDFLQGFGAHSELYVLGDLFDLWLGDDLDLPRYRPVIGALRAYDERGGVARIMVGNHDFLIGDAFFAQTRARPLPDPTVIEHAGQRLLLTHGDALCLADVDYQAFRKRIRQPAFVAQFLAQPAEQRIAIAREFQDGSRTATASKPAAMMDVDADAANAALIDAGAGLLLHGHTHRPGVHRLPAGRRVVLGPWFEKESALIWPADGAPQPLNMGCNATDIVG; encoded by the coding sequence ATGCTGCGCATCTTCATCGCCGACCTGCACCTGCGTGCGGACGCGCTGGATCAGGCGCGCTTCGTCGATTTCCTGCAGGGCTTCGGCGCGCACAGCGAGCTGTACGTGCTGGGCGATCTGTTCGACCTCTGGCTGGGCGACGATCTGGACCTGCCGCGCTACCGGCCCGTCATCGGCGCACTGCGTGCCTATGACGAGCGCGGCGGCGTGGCGCGCATCATGGTCGGCAATCACGACTTTCTGATCGGCGATGCGTTTTTTGCCCAAACGCGCGCCCGCCCCTTGCCCGACCCGACCGTCATCGAACACGCCGGCCAACGCCTGCTGCTGACCCACGGCGACGCGCTGTGTCTGGCCGACGTGGACTACCAGGCGTTTCGGAAGCGCATTCGCCAGCCGGCGTTCGTGGCGCAGTTTCTGGCCCAACCGGCCGAACAGCGCATCGCCATCGCGCGCGAATTCCAGGACGGCAGCCGCACCGCGACCGCCAGCAAACCGGCGGCGATGATGGATGTGGATGCCGATGCCGCCAATGCGGCCCTGATCGATGCGGGAGCCGGCCTGCTGCTGCATGGCCACACACACCGACCCGGCGTGCACCGATTGCCGGCTGGCCGGCGGGTGGTGCTCGGTCCGTGGTTCGAGAAAGAAAGCGCCCTGATCTGGCCGGCCGATGGCGCGCCGCAGCCGCTCAACATGGGCTGTAACGCGACCGACATCGTCGGCTGA
- the secF gene encoding protein translocase subunit SecF, translating into MAQQAFKVDFMRYAPVMLTLSGVLVLVSVLALAVRGLNFGIDFTGGTLVEVQYPAPVELAQVQAALAGHGLEGAVVQYFGTRSEVLVRIPAGVAGSTGELSTRVLEALGSGGQNITLQRVEFVGPQVGDELVTNAALALLYAILAIGAYVAFRFEYRFAIGAVVSLAHDAIITVGFCALVGLEFDLTVVAAVLTVIGYSINDTVVIYDRIRENFPRMRKASTREVINRSVNETMTRTIATTATVVLALLPLVLFGGDAIHSFSLAMLIGVLAGAYSTIYVASWSLLPTGLSARDMIAPVKEGAQTP; encoded by the coding sequence ATGGCACAGCAAGCTTTCAAAGTCGACTTCATGCGCTATGCGCCGGTCATGCTGACGCTGTCCGGCGTGCTGGTGCTGGTGTCGGTGTTGGCGCTGGCCGTACGGGGCCTGAATTTCGGCATCGACTTCACCGGTGGCACGCTGGTCGAGGTGCAGTACCCGGCGCCGGTGGAACTGGCGCAGGTGCAGGCGGCGCTGGCCGGCCACGGCCTGGAAGGCGCAGTGGTGCAGTATTTCGGCACCCGCAGCGAGGTACTGGTGCGCATTCCGGCGGGTGTGGCCGGCTCCACGGGCGAGCTGAGCACACGCGTGCTGGAGGCGCTCGGCAGCGGCGGTCAGAACATCACCCTGCAGCGGGTGGAGTTCGTGGGGCCGCAGGTCGGCGATGAGCTGGTCACCAACGCCGCGCTGGCATTGCTGTACGCCATCCTGGCCATCGGCGCCTACGTGGCGTTCCGCTTCGAGTACCGCTTCGCCATCGGCGCCGTCGTGTCGCTGGCGCACGATGCCATCATCACGGTCGGCTTCTGCGCGCTGGTCGGGCTGGAATTCGACCTGACTGTGGTGGCGGCGGTGCTGACCGTGATCGGTTACTCCATCAACGACACGGTGGTCATCTATGACCGCATCCGCGAGAACTTCCCGCGCATGCGCAAGGCCAGCACGCGCGAGGTCATCAACCGCTCGGTCAACGAGACCATGACGCGCACCATCGCCACCACCGCCACCGTGGTGCTGGCGCTGCTGCCGCTGGTGCTGTTCGGCGGCGATGCCATCCACAGCTTCTCGCTGGCGATGCTGATCGGCGTGCTGGCGGGCGCCTACTCGACCATTTACGTGGCCAGCTGGTCGCTGCTGCCGACCGGTCTGTCGGCGCGCGACATGATCGCGCCGGTCAAGGAAGGCGCGCAGACGCCCTGA
- the secD gene encoding protein translocase subunit SecD: MNRYPWWANLLIALVLAVGALYALPNWYGTDPALQISGQRGRAVDAVTTEKITAALKAVGVSPKSLTPSADGVTLRFVDTDQQLKAQDAVRDALGQDYTVALNLVPAAPPWLSRIGAQPMFLGLDLRGGVHFLMEVDTASAVRAAEERLVDDLRQLLREEKLRYEWVRRVAEGETSGVELRLRSAEDVGKAQALIARTHPELVVDTAADDGQRLIGRLGDPYRSEVRRLALQQNITTLRNRVNELGVAEPIVQQQGDSRIIVQLPGVQDTARAKEVLGATATLEFKLVDEEHDLAGALAGRVPPGSRLYPLRAGGQILIKDRAILTGEYITDAASGFDQQSGGAVVHVSLDGRGAGIFERVTGENIGRRLAVVFIENTTDTVRGADGKLERRSRRTEEVITAPVIQDRLGRRFQITGMNNAREARDLALLLRAGSLAAPLAIVEERTIGPSLGKENIDKGVRAVLAALLLVVLFMAIRYRTLGMIANLALVGNLLLILAIMSLLQATLTLPGIAGIVLTLGMAVDANVLINERVREERRNGNSPQASIAAGYERAFGTILDANVTTLLAGLLLFIFGTGPVKGFAVTLSIGIVTTVFTAVFVTRAMVNLIQPRARRAAAAARG; the protein is encoded by the coding sequence ATGAACCGCTACCCCTGGTGGGCCAATCTGCTGATCGCCCTGGTGTTGGCCGTGGGCGCCCTGTATGCCTTGCCGAACTGGTACGGCACCGATCCGGCGCTGCAGATTTCCGGCCAGCGTGGGCGGGCGGTGGATGCCGTCACGACCGAAAAAATCACGGCTGCGCTCAAGGCCGTTGGTGTTTCGCCCAAGTCGCTGACGCCGTCCGCCGATGGCGTCACGCTGCGTTTTGTCGACACCGACCAGCAGCTGAAAGCACAGGACGCCGTGCGCGACGCCCTGGGTCAGGACTACACGGTGGCCCTGAACCTGGTGCCGGCGGCGCCGCCGTGGCTGTCGCGCATCGGTGCGCAGCCGATGTTCCTGGGTCTGGACCTGCGCGGTGGCGTGCATTTCCTGATGGAAGTCGACACCGCCTCTGCGGTGCGCGCGGCCGAGGAGCGACTGGTCGATGACCTGCGCCAGCTGCTGCGCGAGGAAAAGCTGCGTTACGAGTGGGTGCGCCGCGTGGCCGAAGGCGAAACCAGTGGCGTCGAGCTGCGCCTGCGCTCGGCCGAGGACGTCGGCAAGGCGCAGGCGCTGATCGCCCGCACACATCCGGAGCTGGTGGTCGACACGGCGGCCGACGACGGCCAGCGCCTGATCGGGCGTCTCGGCGATCCCTACCGCAGCGAGGTGCGCCGCCTGGCGCTGCAGCAGAACATCACCACGCTGCGCAACCGCGTCAATGAGCTGGGCGTGGCCGAGCCGATCGTGCAGCAGCAGGGTGACAGCCGCATCATCGTCCAGCTGCCGGGCGTGCAGGACACGGCCCGTGCCAAGGAAGTGCTGGGCGCCACCGCCACGCTGGAATTCAAGCTGGTGGACGAGGAGCATGACCTGGCCGGCGCGCTGGCCGGGCGCGTGCCGCCTGGTTCGCGTTTGTATCCGCTGCGCGCCGGCGGGCAGATCCTGATCAAGGACCGGGCCATCCTGACCGGCGAGTACATCACCGACGCCGCCTCGGGCTTCGACCAGCAAAGCGGCGGGGCGGTCGTGCACGTGTCCCTCGACGGTCGCGGCGCCGGCATCTTCGAGCGCGTCACCGGCGAGAACATCGGCCGCCGGCTGGCGGTGGTGTTCATCGAGAACACGACCGACACCGTGCGCGGCGCGGACGGCAAGCTGGAGCGCCGAAGCCGCCGCACCGAAGAAGTCATCACGGCGCCGGTTATCCAGGATCGCCTCGGCCGGCGTTTCCAGATCACCGGCATGAACAACGCCCGCGAGGCGCGCGACCTGGCGCTGCTGCTGCGCGCAGGTTCCCTGGCGGCGCCGCTGGCCATCGTCGAGGAGCGCACCATCGGCCCGAGCCTGGGCAAGGAGAACATCGACAAGGGCGTGCGCGCGGTGCTGGCGGCGCTGCTGCTGGTAGTGCTGTTCATGGCCATCCGCTACCGCACGTTGGGCATGATTGCCAACCTCGCCCTGGTCGGCAACCTGCTGCTGATCCTGGCCATCATGTCGCTGCTGCAGGCCACGCTGACCCTGCCGGGCATCGCCGGCATCGTGCTGACGCTGGGCATGGCGGTGGACGCCAACGTCCTGATCAACGAGCGCGTCCGCGAGGAACGGCGCAACGGCAACTCGCCGCAGGCCAGCATCGCGGCCGGCTACGAGCGGGCCTTCGGCACCATCCTGGATGCCAACGTCACCACGTTGCTGGCCGGCCTGCTGCTGTTCATTTTCGGCACCGGTCCGGTCAAGGGCTTCGCCGTCACGCTGTCGATCGGCATCGTCACCACGGTGTTCACGGCGGTGTTCGTGACGCGTGCCATGGTCAACCTCATCCAGCCGCGCGCTCGCCGCGCGGCAGCAGCCGCGCGGGGCTAG
- the yajC gene encoding preprotein translocase subunit YajC: MFIQNAFAEPAPAAAAGAGAPPGFESMFFVLALFVVFYFMMIRPQMKRQKEHRKMIAEIKVGDEVVVAGGLAGRVARVTEQYLAVEIADGVEVKVQKGAVGQLLPKGTLKSI, from the coding sequence ATGTTCATCCAGAACGCCTTTGCCGAGCCGGCGCCCGCGGCTGCTGCCGGTGCCGGTGCGCCGCCGGGCTTCGAGAGCATGTTCTTCGTGCTGGCCCTGTTCGTGGTGTTCTATTTCATGATGATCCGGCCGCAGATGAAGCGGCAGAAGGAGCACCGCAAGATGATCGCCGAGATCAAGGTCGGCGACGAGGTGGTGGTGGCCGGCGGCCTGGCCGGGCGCGTGGCGCGTGTCACCGAGCAGTATCTGGCGGTCGAGATTGCCGACGGCGTCGAGGTCAAGGTGCAAAAAGGCGCTGTTGGCCAGTTGCTGCCCAAAGGGACGCTGAAGTCCATCTGA
- the tgt gene encoding tRNA guanosine(34) transglycosylase Tgt: MSFELLATDGAARRGRLNFARGVVDTPAFMPVGTQGTVKSLTAQEVAGAGAQILLGNTFHLMLRPGVDIVRRHGSLHGFMAWPGPILTDSGGFQVYSLKTLRKISEQGVWFRSPVDGSRVFLGPEEAIAVQHGLGSDVVMIFDECTPYPADHATAQRSMQLSLRWAARSRVAHGDHPAALFGIVQGGVYEDLRAASLAGLQQIGFDGYAIGGLSVGEPREDMLRVLDFLGPRLPAGQPRYLMGVGTPQDIVEAVRRGVDMFDCVMPTRHARHAYLFTDSGVLRLRNARYRDDTRPLQEGCACYTCQHHSRAYLRHLDQAGELLGMRLNTLHNLHYYQTLMAGLRQAIASGTLAAFVTDFYTRQGLPIPPVA; this comes from the coding sequence CTGAGCTTTGAACTGCTGGCCACGGACGGCGCGGCCCGCCGCGGCCGGCTCAATTTCGCGCGCGGTGTGGTGGACACGCCGGCCTTCATGCCGGTCGGCACGCAGGGCACGGTCAAATCCCTGACGGCGCAGGAAGTGGCCGGCGCCGGCGCGCAGATCCTGCTTGGCAACACCTTTCATCTGATGCTGCGCCCGGGCGTGGACATCGTGCGCCGGCACGGCAGCCTGCACGGGTTCATGGCCTGGCCGGGGCCGATCCTGACCGACTCCGGCGGCTTTCAGGTCTACAGCCTCAAGACGCTGCGCAAGATCAGCGAACAGGGGGTGTGGTTTCGCTCGCCGGTGGACGGCAGCCGCGTCTTCCTGGGGCCGGAGGAGGCGATTGCCGTGCAGCACGGCCTGGGTAGCGACGTGGTGATGATCTTCGACGAATGCACGCCCTACCCGGCCGATCACGCTACCGCGCAGCGGTCGATGCAGCTGTCCCTGCGCTGGGCGGCGCGCAGCCGGGTCGCGCACGGCGATCATCCGGCAGCCCTGTTCGGCATCGTCCAGGGCGGCGTTTACGAGGACTTGCGCGCCGCCTCGCTGGCCGGCCTGCAGCAGATCGGCTTCGACGGCTACGCCATCGGCGGCCTGTCGGTGGGCGAGCCGCGCGAGGACATGCTGCGGGTGCTCGATTTCCTCGGCCCGCGCCTGCCAGCGGGCCAGCCGCGCTACCTGATGGGCGTCGGCACGCCGCAGGACATCGTCGAGGCCGTGCGCCGCGGCGTGGACATGTTCGACTGCGTGATGCCGACCCGCCACGCCCGCCACGCCTATCTGTTCACCGACAGCGGCGTGCTGCGCCTGCGCAACGCCCGCTACCGCGACGACACCCGTCCGCTGCAGGAGGGCTGCGCCTGCTACACCTGCCAGCATCACAGCCGCGCCTACCTGCGGCATCTGGACCAGGCCGGCGAGTTGCTGGGGATGCGTTTGAACACGCTGCACAACCTGCATTACTACCAGACCCTGATGGCCGGCCTGCGGCAGGCCATTGCGTCCGGCACGCTGGCCGCCTTCGTGACCGACTTCTATACCCGCCAGGGGTTGCCCATACCCCCTGTGGCATAA
- the queA gene encoding tRNA preQ1(34) S-adenosylmethionine ribosyltransferase-isomerase QueA gives MRRQDFTYALPEALIAQQPLPERSASRLLHLPAGSAVRDLAFTDLPSLLRAGDLLLLNDTRVIRARLRGRRASGGRIEALIERLAGDREALVQLRGGKSLAAGARLEFFGGGQRVMASVGDREGEFWRLHFDLPLREWLDEVGELPLPPYISRAADALDDSRYQTIYGRHPGAVAAPTAGLHFDPETLAQVQAVGVEIGYLTLHVGAGTFKPVRVDDLAAHRMHAERVVVPAQVCAQVAATRARGGRVIAVGTTVVRALESAAAGGALAPFDGETALFITPGYRFRVVDALLTNFHLPESTLLMLVCAFGGYAPVMAAYRHAVQQEYRFFSYGDAMFVERPVEPTACP, from the coding sequence ATGCGGCGCCAGGACTTCACATACGCATTGCCCGAGGCGCTGATCGCCCAGCAGCCGCTGCCCGAGCGCAGCGCCAGTCGCCTGCTGCACCTGCCGGCCGGATCGGCCGTTCGCGACCTTGCCTTCACCGACCTGCCATCCCTGCTGCGCGCCGGTGACCTGCTGCTGCTGAACGATACGCGCGTGATTCGCGCCCGGCTGCGCGGCCGGCGGGCCAGCGGCGGGCGTATCGAGGCATTGATCGAGCGCCTGGCGGGCGATCGGGAAGCCCTTGTTCAGCTGCGCGGCGGCAAGTCGCTGGCGGCCGGCGCGCGCCTCGAGTTTTTTGGCGGCGGGCAGCGGGTGATGGCCAGCGTCGGTGATCGCGAGGGCGAGTTCTGGCGCCTGCATTTCGATCTGCCGCTGCGCGAGTGGCTGGATGAGGTGGGCGAACTGCCGCTGCCGCCGTACATCAGCCGCGCCGCGGACGCGCTCGACGACAGTCGTTATCAGACCATCTACGGCCGCCATCCGGGTGCGGTCGCGGCGCCCACCGCGGGACTGCACTTCGACCCCGAAACGCTGGCGCAGGTCCAGGCCGTAGGCGTCGAGATCGGTTACTTGACGCTGCACGTGGGCGCCGGCACCTTCAAGCCGGTGCGGGTGGACGATCTGGCCGCCCATCGCATGCACGCCGAGCGGGTGGTGGTGCCGGCGCAGGTCTGCGCGCAGGTGGCGGCCACGCGCGCGCGCGGCGGGCGGGTCATCGCGGTCGGCACGACCGTGGTGCGGGCGCTCGAAAGCGCGGCGGCCGGCGGGGCGCTTGCGCCCTTCGACGGCGAAACGGCGCTGTTCATCACGCCCGGCTACCGGTTTCGGGTGGTCGATGCGCTGCTGACCAATTTCCATCTGCCCGAATCGACCCTGCTGATGCTGGTGTGCGCCTTCGGTGGTTATGCGCCGGTGATGGCCGCCTACCGACATGCCGTGCAGCAGGAATACCGCTTTTTCAGCTACGGCGACGCGATGTTCGTGGAACGGCCCGTGGAGCCGACAGCATGCCCCTGA
- the tig gene encoding trigger factor translates to MTTSLESTGALQRRLTLTLPADEIEQQVAARLNQLARQVRVNGFRPGKAPLSVVRRQHEARLRDEVVGELLQGKFIEGLGEHQLRPAGNPDIRAEPADGGEALRFSASFEVFPDITLADLSGVTLSLPTATVTDADVEKMLDRMRRQRAEWPEVARPAARDDRVMIDFVGTIDGEAFEGGTAQDVPIVLGSGTLIGDFEDQLLGASAGEERTVKVTFPADYPRDTLAGKDAQFAVTVKAVQEIALPEMNVEFVQAFGIEDGDLDALRARLRERLDQELTTALRRRRKAAVMQLLEQQHQFDLPRRLVHEEAHSLAHLAQQRNPAVDPHADMAPYEAEAERRVKLGLLLAEITRREGIKTDPARVRAEIERMAAGFDDKDMVINWYYSQPERLQEIENMALEEQLVDWVLSKVQVTEEVLSFDDTVAT, encoded by the coding sequence ATGACCACTTCCCTGGAAAGCACCGGCGCCCTGCAGCGTCGCCTGACGTTGACCCTGCCCGCGGACGAGATCGAGCAACAGGTCGCCGCGCGCCTGAACCAGCTGGCGCGCCAGGTGCGCGTGAACGGCTTTCGCCCCGGCAAGGCGCCGCTGTCGGTGGTGCGCCGCCAGCACGAGGCGCGCCTGCGCGACGAGGTGGTGGGCGAGCTGCTGCAGGGCAAGTTCATCGAAGGCCTGGGCGAGCACCAGTTGCGCCCGGCCGGCAACCCGGACATCCGCGCCGAACCCGCCGATGGCGGCGAGGCGCTGCGCTTCTCGGCCAGTTTCGAGGTATTTCCGGACATCACCCTGGCGGACCTGAGCGGCGTGACGCTGAGCCTGCCCACCGCCACCGTGACCGATGCCGACGTCGAGAAAATGCTCGACCGCATGCGCCGCCAGCGCGCCGAGTGGCCCGAAGTCGCCCGTCCGGCCGCCCGTGACGACCGCGTCATGATCGACTTCGTCGGCACCATCGACGGCGAGGCCTTCGAAGGCGGCACCGCGCAGGACGTGCCGATCGTTCTGGGCAGCGGCACCCTGATCGGCGATTTCGAGGACCAGTTGCTAGGCGCCAGCGCCGGTGAGGAGCGGACCGTCAAGGTCACCTTCCCGGCCGACTACCCGCGCGACACCCTGGCCGGCAAGGATGCCCAGTTCGCGGTCACCGTCAAGGCCGTGCAGGAAATCGCGCTGCCGGAAATGAACGTCGAGTTCGTGCAGGCCTTCGGCATCGAGGATGGCGACCTGGATGCGCTGCGGGCGCGGCTGCGCGAGCGGCTCGACCAGGAGCTGACGACCGCGCTGCGCCGGCGCCGCAAGGCGGCCGTCATGCAGTTGCTGGAGCAGCAACACCAGTTCGACCTGCCGCGCCGCCTGGTGCACGAGGAGGCGCACAGCCTCGCCCACCTGGCCCAGCAGCGCAATCCGGCCGTCGATCCGCATGCGGACATGGCGCCCTACGAGGCTGAAGCCGAACGACGGGTCAAACTTGGCCTGTTGCTTGCTGAAATTACCCGGCGCGAAGGCATCAAGACCGACCCGGCTCGTGTGCGCGCCGAAATCGAGCGCATGGCCGCCGGCTTCGACGACAAGGACATGGTGATCAACTGGTACTACAGCCAGCCGGAGCGCCTGCAGGAAATCGAAAACATGGCGCTCGAAGAGCAACTGGTCGACTGGGTGCTGTCAAAGGTGCAGGTCACCGAAGAGGTCTTGTCCTTCGACGACACCGTCGCCACCTGA
- the clpP gene encoding ATP-dependent Clp endopeptidase proteolytic subunit ClpP has product MTDPFHSLPGPVAQGLVPMVVEQTARGERAYDIFSRLLKERVVFLVGPVEDHIANLVVAQLLFLESENPDKDIHFYINSPGGSVTAGLAIYDTMQFIKPAVSTLCIGQAASMGAVLLAAGAPGKRFALPNSRVMIHQPLGGFRGQASDIEIHAREMLKIRDLLNDILAGHTGRTIDQIRQDTDRDNFLSAKEAVEYNLVDKVIDKRV; this is encoded by the coding sequence ATGACCGACCCGTTCCACAGCCTGCCCGGCCCCGTTGCCCAGGGCCTCGTGCCGATGGTGGTGGAGCAAACCGCCCGCGGCGAGCGCGCCTACGACATCTTCTCGCGCCTGCTCAAGGAGCGGGTGGTGTTCCTGGTCGGCCCGGTCGAGGACCACATCGCCAATCTGGTGGTGGCGCAGCTGCTGTTCCTGGAGTCCGAGAACCCGGACAAGGACATCCATTTCTATATCAATTCGCCGGGCGGCTCGGTCACGGCCGGCCTGGCCATCTACGACACCATGCAGTTCATCAAGCCGGCGGTATCGACGCTGTGCATCGGGCAGGCGGCCAGCATGGGTGCCGTGCTGCTGGCGGCCGGCGCGCCTGGCAAGCGATTTGCTTTGCCCAACTCGCGGGTGATGATCCATCAGCCGCTGGGCGGCTTTCGCGGCCAGGCCTCGGATATCGAGATCCACGCCCGCGAGATGCTCAAGATTCGCGATCTGCTGAACGATATCCTGGCCGGGCACACCGGCCGCACGATCGACCAGATTCGCCAGGACACTGACCGCGACAACTTCCTGTCGGCGAAGGAAGCGGTCGAGTACAACCTGGTCGACAAGGTCATCGACAAGCGGGTGTGA